Genomic segment of bacterium:
AACACGTCACTGAAAACCGACTGGGCCCGAGCATGCTGTGGCACCTGTGAGTGCGACGCTGCCAGGTAAACCAAGCCTGCTGCCTCTGAAACCGCGAGCGCCAAGGCCGCCCCCACTGCGCCAAAGATGGGTATCAGGACGAGATTCAGTCCCAAATTGACCACCAGAGAAACTCCGGTCTGGGCAGTGACTAGTCCCGAACGACCCACAGAAATCAGATAGTAGCTCAGCAGCGAATTCAACGAGGCAAATGCCCCCCACCACACGAGCAGATGAAGAACCGGGGCCGCACCGGAGTACGCGCGGCCGTATACAAGGAGCACAACCTGCGTACCAAACACCGTGGCGAACGCCGCGACCGGCAAGGCCAGCATGGCCATGTACTTAACCGACAACTCAAAGGCGCGCACCAATCGCTCCGAACTGCTGGCAAAGAAGCGCGAGAACAACGGATAGACCGCTCCTGAAAATGCGAATCCCATGAACGCAAGGCCATTGGCCACACGGAAGGCGGCGCTGTAGCTGCCCACGGCAGTATCACTGGCCATCTTCGACAGCACCGTAGTGCCTATCCAGTAGTAGAACATCGTGAATACCGTGGCCAAGCCGATGGGAACCGATGCACGAAGGACATCCCACCAATGACCAAAGGAGAAACTCAACTCGAGTCGACCCAGCAATGGCACGGCGCTGATGCCGGCAACGACTACCGACACCACCCCGGCAATGACGAAGAGCAGCGCGTACCTATCGATACCGGCGGCTCCGCGCGAAAGCAAGAATGCACCGGCGACAAGAACCGCTGTCTGTATTGTGCGGTTGAGCGCCAGCAACTCCATCCGCTCAAAGCCCTGGAAGACGGCACAGAAAAACGAAACGACCGCGTTAGTCAACACACAGACGGAGCAGATATAGACAACTCGGACCGTAGCCGCCGGGTATCTGAGGAGGTTTACCGACAAGGCGATCAGTGCGATAACGATAACCGAAGCGATGAGCCGCATCGTCAAGGCGTCGTTGACCTGCGGTCGTGCCTTTCCGTGATCCCGTGCAATCTCGCGAGTCGCTATGGTACCAAGTCCCAAGTCCGTCAGGACACCAAGCATCCCGGTGAACGCAAAAGCAAAGGACAGGACGCCGTACCGCTCTACACCGAGACGACGCGCGGCCAGTACATGGAAGAAGAACACCATGACCTTGCTGGACACGTCAGCAAGCGCCAGATATGCAGTATTCCTGGCGACGCGCCTGGTGACCGACCGTGGATGGTCACGGTCGGGCCGGGCCTCCGTGTTCATCCGGCCTGTCAGCGCTTTCGGGAAACCGTGAAATGACGGCCGCGAACCAGCTTCGTGAACTCGCCAGCGATGTCGCGCCAGCCTTCATACTCCTCCGGTCGCGCCACTCTGATGTAAGTGAAGTACTCGGCGACAAAGGCGAAAAAGACTCCGGCCATGAGACTGAAGACCAGCATCGCGCCGACAATGACCGTCCGACGCGGGGAGCTGTGTCGTTCCGGTGGCTGCGCATAGTCAAGGACCGTCAATGTCGGAGCATCGCGGGCCTCCAATACCATCGCGTATTCGTATTGTTCGTACAGAGTGGCGTAGGCTTCTTCCTGTATCTTGAAATCCTGATAGCGCCTGGCGAACTGGGCAGCCACACCGGGCAGATTCTCGAAAGAGACACCAAAACCTACACCGAAGCCGCCGCCTCCGCCCTGCTCCAGCTTGCGCAACTCGTCACGGGAGGCCTGTGTCTCGCGCCGGAGTTGGTCGACGTAGGGATTGTCATCGCTCGCCCCGGACCGAGCGGCCTCGTATTCTGCCTCCTGCACGCTGAGTTCCGACTTCATCTTTGCATATGCGTCGATTGCCGCTTTAGTTTCGTCATCCACCGAGGCAACTCGATTGGCCTGCTGGAACACCTTCAACGACTCGCCCGCGGCCGCCAGACTGGCTTCAAGCTGCCCAAGGCGTTTCTCGATGAAAATGCGCATGTTATGGCCGCGGCTGATGTTGGAGTAGCGGAGAAAGCTGTCGAGTTCAGCGACATAGGCGTTCGCAATCCGAGCCGCCAGCGCGCGGGTCTTGGCTTCGGCGGAAATCCTGATAATACCATTGTCAGCGGCCGCGAGTTTCGTCATGCCCTTGAGTTGCAGCACCATCTTCTCAGGGCTTGGCTTCTGCATCCCATAGTACTCGGCGATGCTGCACTGTTCGGCAACGTGCTGCATCACGGTCCGACTGCCGAGAATCCCCAGCATCAGGTCTGATGATGTCGTCGAACCGGTAAGACCGGCCTTCAGTTTGCTCAGACCACCACCAGATCCGCCCAAGAGACTCGTAAGTCCGAACACGTCGTTTTCGTCGCCCGGCGGCAGAATCTGAGCTGTGGCCCTGTAGCTTCGTGGCAAGGTCAGGCTCACGACAAGTGCGATCGCAGTCAGGATCAACGTGTTCCAGAAGATGAGACGTCGCCACTTGAGGATGACGCTGAGATACTTGACTAGTCTATTCACGGTGGAAGTCTAGGAAATCGAGGGCCAAAGTCAATTGCCTTCGGTAGCGAAGAACCGCCGAAGGGCCGCCGCGATTCGGGTTGATGCGCGGCCGTCACCAAACGGATTCCGGGCGCGTGCCATCCTCCGATAGGCAGTGGCCGAACATAGCAGCCGCTCGGCCGCCGTGACTATTGCACGGGGGTCGGTACCCACCAACCTCGCTGTTCCGGCCTCGACCGCCTCAGGCCTTTCGGTCACGTCCCGCATGACCAGCACCGGCTTGCCCAGCGCCGGCGCTTCTTCTTGTACTCCACCCGAATCGGTCAATATCAGGTACGCACGCTCCATCAGCCGGACGAACGCCAGGTAGTCGAGGGGCTCGATCAGGTGTATCCTCGGCACGCCACCGAGCAAGGCGCGCGCCGGCTTTCGCACATTCGGGTTGAGATGAACCGGATACACGACTTCGACATCGGCATTCCGCTTAACCAGCATCTGCAGGGCTCGACAGATCCGTTGAAATCCCGGCCCGAAGCTCTCCCGTCTGTGCGCGGTAACCAGGATGACCCGCTGTTCTGGAGAAACCCCGTCCAGCGACGACACGCAGCACTTCATCTTGTTCCGTCGTATGGCCTTCAGCGCATCCACCACTGTGTTTCCGGTCACTCGGATGCGACCCGGACGCACGCCCTCGCGAACCAGATTCTCTCTTGCCGACCTGGTTGGCGCAAAGTGCAGGTCCGCAAGGCTGCTGATTAGACGCCGGCTCATCTCCTCTGGGTAAGGCGAGTACTTGTCATTCGTCCTTAGCCCGGCCTCGACGTGTCCCACCGGGACTCGCTGGTAGAATGCGGCCAGCGACGCGGCAAGAGCACTCGTCGTGTCGCCTTGCACGATCATCATGTCCGGCCGGACCCGTCGTAGCACCCGTTCAAACCCACACAGCACGCCAACGGTCACGTCGGTCAGCGACTGCCCGGGCCGCATCACGTCAAGGTCAAAGTCAGGTTGGATGTCGAACACACGCAGAACTTGATCCAACATGTGACGATGTTGAGCAGTCACCACTACGACCGGCTGGAAATCCTGGGGACGACGGGCCAGTTCGCGAATCACCGGTGCGAGCTTGATAGCTTCAGGCCTGGTCCCGAAGCAGGACATTATTCGCCGCTTCACCTGACGCCTATTCACAGACTGCCAGTCCCGGCAATTCCGCCTTCCGGCTTCTAGCTTCTAAGCTCTGGCTTCGTCCAATACCCATCTAGTGCGCCTCTCGCCAACTCCGGCCAGCGCCGATATCGACGACGAGCGGCACGGTCAGACTCCACGCACTTTCCATCTCATTTCGAATCATCTCACGCGCCTCATCCAGTTTCGCCTCAGGTATCTCAAAGACCAGTTCATCATGCACCTGCAGTATCATGCCGGTTCCCAATTCCCCGCCGCTCATGCGTTGCTCGAGCCTGAGCATCGCACTCTTGATGATGTCCGCGGCCGAGCCCTGCACCGGTGCATTGATGGCGTATCGCTTGGTAGCCTCGGCCACAGCCCGGTTCGGGTCGGCAATGCCGGGTGTTGGCCGGATTCGACCGGAGATGGTCCGGACGTACCCACGTTGTCTGGCCTGCTCGATGGTCTCGTCCCGCCACCGCGCCACACCTCGGAACCTCGCCATGTACTCCTCAAGGAATGCCCGCGCCTGCTCTATCGGAATATCCGCGCGCGACGACAGCCCGTAGTCACCCATGCCATAGACAAGGCCGTAGTTCACGACCTTGGCCAGTCGCCGGTCCTCCGGCTTTACGTCCGCAATGTCCTTGCGCAGGATGGCCGCCGCGGTCCGGGCGTGAATATCCTCACACCGCCGGAATGCCTCAGCCAGTTCCTCGTCGCCCGACAAATGGGCCAGTACGCGCATCTCAATCTGCGAGTAGTCGGCCGAAACCAGCAGGTTACCCGACTCGGCGACAAATGCACTCCTTATCTGCATACCCAGTCCAGTTCGTATCGGGATATTCTGGAGGTTCGGGTCGGAGGATGATAACCGGCCGGTGGCAGTCCCGGTCTGATTGAATGTCGCATGCACACGGTGCGTCTTCTCGCGCGCGGCCAGTCGAAGCGGCTCCAGGTACGTATTGCATAGCTTGGTGAGCTCGCGGTACCTCAATACCTCGCGCACGACCTCGTTCTTCGGCGCCAGCTCGTTCAGGGCGTCCACGCTGGTTGAATAGCCGGTCTTGGTCCTCTTCCCTCGCGCCAACTTCAACTCATCGAACAGCACCTTACCGAGCTGTTTGGGTGAGCCGATGTTGAACTCGTGCCCGGCCAGTTGGTAGACTTTCCGCTCAATCGCCTTCAAGTCCTGCATCAACTGGGTCTCAAGCCGGCTCAGACCGCCGAGATCCACTTTGATGCCTCGTTCCTCCATCGCGGCCAGGACCGGCACCAGCGGCATCTCTAATTCTGTCGTCACACTGCCAAGCCCCATGGCCAGCAACTGCGGCTCCAGCGTCCCAAGCAGAGTCAGTGCATGGGCTGCACGCGCTTCGTTCGACAGCGGAGGCACACTGCTGCCGAGCACCTGCACCGTCACCTCCTCAGGCGTGAACGTACGGCGGTTTGGATCAGAAAGCCATGCGGCCACCCCGACATCAAAGAAAGGCCCGGCCACATCCAACCCGGCATGGTGCGCCGCCTTCACCTGTTCCTTCAGGTCGAATCCGACCTTGAGTAGGCTCGCATCAAGCAGCAGCGCCTTCTGCTTGGCCAAGTCCTGCGCCAGCGCGACCATGCCCGACCCTGAACTCACCCACAGCCCTTGACCCGGCTCAAAACAAAGGCCGAATCTTCCGGTCTTCCTGAGACTATCCGGTTCCAGCCTGTCGTTTCTCTCCGCACTGACCTCGACGGCCGGAGCGACCTCAGCCGCCAGTCCCCGGAACTCCATCTCGGTGAATATGGCCTGCAGTGCAGCCGTGTCCGGATCGCCCGGCTTCAGACCTTCAAGCTCGGCCACCACGTCAACGTCGGTTCTGACCTGCGCCAGTTCCCGGCTCAGCCGGGCAATGGTGACATGGCCGCGCACCCGCTCGTCTCCCGTCAGCGCCGCCTCAAGTGAACCCCAGCGCCCGAGTATCTCCTTTGCCCGTTTGGGACCGACTCCGGGCACGCCGGGTATGTTGTCAATGTCATCGCCCATCAATGCCAGCAGGTCCGGCACGAGTTCCGGCGCCACGCCGAGTTTCTCTTTCACATCTTCCGGCTCAAACCGCTTCTCCTTCCACGGATCGTACACGGTCACTCCGCCGCGAACGGCCTGGAGCATGTCCTTGTCCGAAGTGGCAATTGTGACGCTGACTCCCTGTCCATCGAACCTCCGCGCAAGCGTTGCCAGCACATCATCCGCCTCGACTCCCGAAACCTCAAAGCTGACAATCCCCCACGCCCGCACCATCCTCTTCACAACCGGTATCTGCGGCGGCAGATCTTCGGGCGCGGGCGGCCGCTGCATCTTGTACTCGCTGAACTTCTCATCCCGGAACGTCCGTCCCGGCGCGTCATAAACAACCGCGCAGTAGTCCGGCTTCAGGCCATTGAGCAGCTTCTTCAGGGTCTGAGCGAAACCATAGATTGCGGACGTGTTGAACCCTTTGGAGTTACGGAGCGGGGCACGGATGAACGCAAAGTAACTTCGGTAGATGACCGAATGGCCATCGACGAGCAGCAGCCGTTTCACCGACGGAAACCGAACTCCTTGGCTACCCCGAACAGCCTCGGCTGGTTGCAGATCTGAACGTACTGCTCGTAGGCCATCAGGCAGTTTTGGATAGGATGCGGGCTGAAACCACACCGCTCACTATGTACAGTATACGTGCTGTCCTGCCCGGGTCAAACATCCACGGTCATCAGCGACAATCTGCTCACACGCTTGTCTGCTTCGTTCCGATTGACAGGCGTCGAGATTTGACATCGCGGTCGCTGCGACTACGCTCTCACGTGCCGAGATGGAACCGAATGGTCGCCAGGGCCACGGTAATGCATGCCGTGTCAGGGCGTGCCGCTTGATCCCGGCATCCGGTCACCACACCCCGGTTCGTCGCCTGGACGGCAGCATTACACATGTCAACGAAGGATCACTTCCATGAGCAGCAAATGCTCGGTATTGCCGATGGTTGAACAGGACACGCGGGAATCACACGGATTGACAATGGCCCTGCTAGTGTCGACGGTATTGGTCTCACGGCTTCTCGGTCTGTACGTTAGACACCTATATGATGATGCGTTCATAACCTTCCGGTACGCTGTAAATCTCGCCGCGGGAAACGGCTTTGTGTACAACGCAGGTGAACGAGTGCTGGGAACCACGTCGCCGTTATGGGGCCTGATTCTAACTCCGCTGGCCTGGGCGCACGTTCCTCTACCCGTTGTGGTACCGATCCTCAACGCACTACTTGACTGCGTGGCCGCATTGCTCATCTTGCTGCACGGCCGAAGACACCACTTGATGCTGCCGGCCGTGCTGTTCGTCGTCATGTTCGCCGGCGACCCCAACATGGTCCGAATACCGGTCGGCGGGATGGAGACCAGCCTTCTGCTGGTTCTGAGCGTCGCGGCGCTGCTCTGGTTCGAGAACGGACGCCGCGTGCTCGCGGCAGTCGTAGTCTCGGCCTGCTATTTCCTACGGCCAGAAACTCTGCTTCTGCTTGTCCTGCTGCTGATTCTGACCGCGCGAGAAAGGAGGTGGCGGGAAGTCGCGGAAATGGCGGGCTTGTCGGTACTTGTGATCGGGATACCTGTGGGCTTCATCTGGACGTACTACGGCAGTCCGATCGCTCACTCCGTCATGGCCAAGTCGGCTGAACTCAATGGCAACCTGCTTCCGGTGCTCAAGGAAGCGTTTGCCGTGAATCCGATTCACCCCGTGGTCCTGCCACTCACCTTGTGGGGTGCCACAAGAGCAACACGTTTGCGCGGACTGCCTTGGTACGTCCTCTTGTGGGGAATCATGTATGCCGGCGTGTACCTGTTGCTTAGGCCAGCGGTGTGGGGCTGGTACTTCGTGCCCCTGCATTTCGCCAAGTTCCTCCTGGCGGCCTATGGTCTGGCAGACGTGGTCAGACGCATCCGAAAAGCAAGACGGCTCAGCATCCGGGGGTGGGCGCTCGCGGGCGGCGGGCTTGTGCTCCTCTCGGGAGCCGCCATCGCGGCCAAGGTTGGCCCTGCTCCGATACGGAGAAACGTCTACGGACCACTACAATCATGGTTCCGCGAGCACCCCACGCGTCGTGCGAGCATCATGGCGGGCGACATAGGCGCGATTGGCTACTACTCAGAAGCACAAATATACGACCTGGCTGGGCTGATAACGCCTGGTTCCAAGGCGCGCAGCAATCTCGCCGATGCGGTCAGCCAATGGCGACCGGACTATCTCTTTCTGGTAGTGAGCAAAGCCGAGATCGGGGCCCTCCGAGCGAGCCAGAGTGCCGCCATTTACCGGCCGGTCGCTCGTTTCTCGAAAACCGGAAAGCGGGACTTGAACCCGTCCGAGAACGAACTGCACCCCCGATGGCAACAGGACTACATTCTCTACCAGCGAATGCCGAGCACGGAAGACACAGCCAACCCAAGCATGCGGCCTACCCAGGCACTCTCGCGCTAGCTCGCAAGTCCGAACCATCACTTGTGCTCTCGTGGAGTGCTGATGAGTGCGGCTTACCGACACCTCAAGTGTCGCCAGATTCGTTGTGTCTGTCAACGTCTCGGAACTGCAGGAGCGACCGCATCGAGCCGGTGAAGAGCGGAAAACCACCTCTGGCCAGCGCCGGGAGATACGAACTACTGGGTGCGGTACCCCTCAGGACGGCTGCGCGCCCTCCGACGGGTATGCCTGCAGGCTGGGTGGCAGGTCATCGAGCTGGATTGTTCCGCCTCGCGCAAGCAGGACTGAACGCTCGATGACTCGTTCGAGCTCGCGGACATTGCCCGACCACCGGTACGCGGTAAGCCGCGTCATCGCTTCCGGGCTGATGTCGGACAGGTCGCGCCCGAATTCCAGACTGCTGCGGCGCACGAAGTGGCGCACGAGCTCCGGAATGTCCTCCGGTCGCTCTCTGAGAGGCGGAAGCACCAGCTCCACCGCGCCGAGTTGTTCGCAGAGGTCCTCTCGGAACTTGCTCTGCGCGACAAGCTGGTCCAGGGGCTGGCTGGTCCCGACGACTACCCTCACGTCTATGCTGACCGGCTTGCTCCCCCCGGCCCTTTCGAGCGCATGTTCACGGAGCACGCGCATGAGCTTCGATTGCTGCGCGAGGCTAATGGCGCCGATCTCATCCAGAAACAGGGTCCCGCCGTCAGCGAGTCCGAGGCGACCCTTGCTCCCGGGCGCACCGGCCTTGCCGACGCCCAGGAGTTCGGATTCGAGCAGGTTCTCGGGTATGGCCGCGCAATTCACGGACGCGAAGGGCATACCCGCGCGAATGCCGGAATCGTGCAATGCCCGGGCTATCAGCTCCTTGCCTGATCCAATCTCCCCCCGGATCAGCACCGGGTCGTTCCTGCTGGCCGCCGCGCACACCGCGGCAAGCACGTCCAGCATCCTCTGGTTTCGACCGACCACGCCCTGATAGCGCAGTCCTGCCAGACCCGGGCTTTCCTCAACTACTCTCACCGTCAATTCGGACAACCGGTGAATCGGCGTGGCCAGCAGGTTGGCGATGGTGCCCAGCACCAGATGGTTGTGCTCCAGCGCCAGCGGCTCGGCACGCTCCAGGTGGACCCGACCGAGCACGCTTCCGCCGTGGCGCACCGGCCAGCTCAGCATCCGGTTGGTGGCGATCAGTTCCTCGCCAACACCCGATCCGAGGGACGGCTTCAGATCCGGGCGGCCGCGCATCAGCAACGTCCGGCCGCCAACCAGGATGGCGGCACTGTCGAACCTGAGTGCCTCCAGGAGCATACCGATGGCCTCGTTCAGGAAAACCTGAGGCTCGGATTTCATGGACGCGAGGGCGGACACCCCTTGGAGCAGCGCCATGTCAGAGTCCATGTCCAACTGGCGCTGGAAGAGCAACCGGTTCACGTCATGCCCCTCCGCGATGATGCCCAGCGCGCGGAACGTGCGGGAGGCCGCCTTCAGGTGCGACATGGCTGCTTCGTGCTCACCCCGGGTGAACAGATATCGGCCGTAGTGGAACCGCACGCGGGCCAGGTCAGAGCTCTCCTCGAGATCATGCAGCAGAACCATCGACTGCTCGAAGCACTCCCGGGTCTGTCTGTCCTCGCCGCTGACGGCATGTAAGAGGGCCATTACCCTCAGAGACTGGGCCTCTTCCCCTTGGAGCCCGACTTTGCGGGCGAGTGCACGCGAACGTTCCGCCAGTTCCCGGCAGCGGTCGCACTCGCCCATGTCCAGAGCCAGCTCGGCCATACGCCAGAGCACCTGTGCCGCGAAGACGTGCGCGTCGGACTTCTGGGCCAGGGCCAGCGCCTCGGAGTAGGCCCGGTGAGCGGCGGCGTGGCTCCCCTGCCGGTGATAGGCCTGGCCGAGATTAGACGTGGCGTCCAGCAGCGTATAGGGCGGGGACTCGGTCGGGTCCGCCGATCTCAGCGCCATGGTAAACATGCTGACTGCTTTGGCCACCTTGTCGCGCTCGAGAAAAATCTCGCCGAGCGAGTTGAGCGCGGCCGGGCGCAGGTGGCGCGCCTCCGCGTGTTCTTCGCTGAGCGAGAGCCCGCGGTAGTAGGACTCGAGCGCATCGTCCAGACGTCCCAGCCGCTGCAGCGCGCACCCGATGTTGTGCTGGTGAAGAGCCCGACTCGCTGTATCTGCCAGCTCGTCATCCAGCTCCAGACAGTCCTGGAAATGCTGGAGAGCTTCGGTAACCTGCCCTTGCAGGACGGCCAGATTCCCGAGCTGGTTAAGCGCCGCGACAACACAACTGCTGTCCCCGGCCCTGCGGAATAGGCCGAGAGCACGCTCGTAGCACTCCCGGGCCGGTTCGTAGTCGCCCTCGACTTCGTGGGACCGCCCAACCAGGTAGAGGTACTGCCCCTCATGCACCGGATTCTCCGACGCCAGCGCGGCCTCATGCACCAGGAGCGCACATTCCCGGGCGGCGCCGACGTCGCCTCTGTCCCGGCAGGTCTCGCTGAGAAACAGGCCGGCTCGGACCAGGTCACTTAAACTCCGGGTCCGGCGCGCGACTTCCGCGAACTCACGCAGACACGCCTCGAACTCCTCGCTCGTCAGGTCGGCCCGGCAATTGCTCAAATCCCTCAGCGCGCCGAGACGCTCGGCATCGTTGCGCGCCTCGGCCAGCCGCTGCTTCAGGGCCTGAATCGGAGCCAACCGTTCCGCAGCCATTTCCTTACTGCAAGGATAGAACAACCGCTGCCGATGTCAAACCGATGTCCACTCTTGACACGCAAACGTTGGGGGCTATCCTCACGCAGTACAAGAGAGCATCGGACGCCGGCCGCGGTCTCGATAAGGCCATGAGCTGTGAGCATCCGGGCCGGACGCATGCCCTCCGGAAAGAGAAACGCGGCTGCCAGGCCAGTGCGGCAGCCGGAAGGAGCAAAAATGCTGGATAGTCGTCTGTGCGTGAGCCCGCCCTGCAGAAGCTGGAAGACGGTGACGCACTACTTCCACTCCAAGGACGGCGAACCTCACAATTTCGAGATCCCAAACCCTCAACCTCCCTCGGGCACGATGGTCGCTACGCCCCGCCCGCAGCCCTGCCCGATTGATGGCTGCCCGATGTCGGCCGAACAGCCCATGGCCAACCCGACCTTCACCTACTGCCTGAACTGCGGGAATGTAGAGCAACACCAACAGAGCGCGCCCTGAGAAACAGCACGGCACAGCGAGGGAGATACCTCAGCGTCTCCCTCGCTACGAAACCAGGGCTCCTACATCAGCAGTCCGCCGTCGATTCTCAGAACCTGGCCGGTGACGTAGCTCGCCAGTTCCGAGGCAAGGAACAGGCAGACGTTCGCTACGTCCTCCGGGGTCCCGGCCCGCTTCAGCGGGATCCCGGCAATGTATGTTTCGCGAGTGGCCGCATCCAACTTCTCAGTCATCGCGGTAGCGATATAGCCCGGCGCGACGGCGTTGACCGTGACGTTCCGTGACGCCAACTCCTTTGCCGCGGACTTGGTCAGGCCGATAATCCCGGCCTTTGCCGCGGCGTAATTGGCCTGGCCGACATTGCCCATCTGGCCCATGATCGATGCGATGTTGATGATGCGACCCCAGCGGTTCTTCATCATTCCCCGAAAACAGGCCCTGGTGAAGTTGAACGCGCCCTTCAGGTTCACGGCAATCACTCGGTCGAACTCCTCCTCGGTCATGCGCAGGAGCAGGTTGTCCCGCGTGATGCCGGCGTTGTTCACGAGGATGTCGATACCGCCGAGGTCGGCAGCTATTTGCTCGCACAACTGCTGGACTGCCGCGAAATCGGAAACGTCGATTGCATAGGCGTGCGCCTTCCTCCCTGCGCCGGTAATCTCGGCCGCGACCTTGTCTGCCGCCTCCTTGACCACGTCGCACACCGCTACCGCCGCGCCAACCGCGCTGAACCGGATGGCAATCTCTCTACCTATGCCTGAACCCGCGCCGGTAATCAGCGCCTTCTTGCCCGCAAGACTCAAATCCATGCGTGTCGTCCCTCGTTCATCGTTCATCGTTCCACGTTCGTCGAGGCCGGCCGTCACACGCCGGCCGCTTTCCAATACCCGCACTTCTGACATCTGACATCTAGCTTCTGACCTCTCACTTCGTTTGCCGTCTTCTAGGCTCCCGCGCTCGCCGTCACCATCGTGCAGCTTCCCTGGAACATGCAGTCCGGCTGAATGACCAGGCCCTTGCAGCAGACATTGCCGTACACCTGGGCACCTCGTTGCAGTTCCACTCCCTCATCCGCAAAAATGTCGCCCTCAACCCTGCCGGCGACGACCGCGGAACGGCAATGCAGTTCGCCCTTGAGCAGCG
This window contains:
- the fabG gene encoding 3-oxoacyl-[acyl-carrier-protein] reductase, whose protein sequence is MDLSLAGKKALITGAGSGIGREIAIRFSAVGAAVAVCDVVKEAADKVAAEITGAGRKAHAYAIDVSDFAAVQQLCEQIAADLGGIDILVNNAGITRDNLLLRMTEEEFDRVIAVNLKGAFNFTRACFRGMMKNRWGRIINIASIMGQMGNVGQANYAAAKAGIIGLTKSAAKELASRNVTVNAVAPGYIATAMTEKLDAATRETYIAGIPLKRAGTPEDVANVCLFLASELASYVTGQVLRIDGGLLM
- the wecB gene encoding UDP-N-acetylglucosamine 2-epimerase (non-hydrolyzing); its protein translation is MSCFGTRPEAIKLAPVIRELARRPQDFQPVVVVTAQHRHMLDQVLRVFDIQPDFDLDVMRPGQSLTDVTVGVLCGFERVLRRVRPDMMIVQGDTTSALAASLAAFYQRVPVGHVEAGLRTNDKYSPYPEEMSRRLISSLADLHFAPTRSARENLVREGVRPGRIRVTGNTVVDALKAIRRNKMKCCVSSLDGVSPEQRVILVTAHRRESFGPGFQRICRALQMLVKRNADVEVVYPVHLNPNVRKPARALLGGVPRIHLIEPLDYLAFVRLMERAYLILTDSGGVQEEAPALGKPVLVMRDVTERPEAVEAGTARLVGTDPRAIVTAAERLLCSATAYRRMARARNPFGDGRASTRIAAALRRFFATEGN
- a CDS encoding sigma 54-interacting transcriptional regulator produces the protein MAAERLAPIQALKQRLAEARNDAERLGALRDLSNCRADLTSEEFEACLREFAEVARRTRSLSDLVRAGLFLSETCRDRGDVGAARECALLVHEAALASENPVHEGQYLYLVGRSHEVEGDYEPARECYERALGLFRRAGDSSCVVAALNQLGNLAVLQGQVTEALQHFQDCLELDDELADTASRALHQHNIGCALQRLGRLDDALESYYRGLSLSEEHAEARHLRPAALNSLGEIFLERDKVAKAVSMFTMALRSADPTESPPYTLLDATSNLGQAYHRQGSHAAAHRAYSEALALAQKSDAHVFAAQVLWRMAELALDMGECDRCRELAERSRALARKVGLQGEEAQSLRVMALLHAVSGEDRQTRECFEQSMVLLHDLEESSDLARVRFHYGRYLFTRGEHEAAMSHLKAASRTFRALGIIAEGHDVNRLLFQRQLDMDSDMALLQGVSALASMKSEPQVFLNEAIGMLLEALRFDSAAILVGGRTLLMRGRPDLKPSLGSGVGEELIATNRMLSWPVRHGGSVLGRVHLERAEPLALEHNHLVLGTIANLLATPIHRLSELTVRVVEESPGLAGLRYQGVVGRNQRMLDVLAAVCAAASRNDPVLIRGEIGSGKELIARALHDSGIRAGMPFASVNCAAIPENLLESELLGVGKAGAPGSKGRLGLADGGTLFLDEIGAISLAQQSKLMRVLREHALERAGGSKPVSIDVRVVVGTSQPLDQLVAQSKFREDLCEQLGAVELVLPPLRERPEDIPELVRHFVRRSSLEFGRDLSDISPEAMTRLTAYRWSGNVRELERVIERSVLLARGGTIQLDDLPPSLQAYPSEGAQPS
- a CDS encoding Wzz/FepE/Etk N-terminal domain-containing protein, coding for MNRLVKYLSVILKWRRLIFWNTLILTAIALVVSLTLPRSYRATAQILPPGDENDVFGLTSLLGGSGGGLSKLKAGLTGSTTSSDLMLGILGSRTVMQHVAEQCSIAEYYGMQKPSPEKMVLQLKGMTKLAAADNGIIRISAEAKTRALAARIANAYVAELDSFLRYSNISRGHNMRIFIEKRLGQLEASLAAAGESLKVFQQANRVASVDDETKAAIDAYAKMKSELSVQEAEYEAARSGASDDNPYVDQLRRETQASRDELRKLEQGGGGGFGVGFGVSFENLPGVAAQFARRYQDFKIQEEAYATLYEQYEYAMVLEARDAPTLTVLDYAQPPERHSSPRRTVIVGAMLVFSLMAGVFFAFVAEYFTYIRVARPEEYEGWRDIAGEFTKLVRGRHFTVSRKR
- a CDS encoding flippase, which gives rise to MNTEARPDRDHPRSVTRRVARNTAYLALADVSSKVMVFFFHVLAARRLGVERYGVLSFAFAFTGMLGVLTDLGLGTIATREIARDHGKARPQVNDALTMRLIASVIVIALIALSVNLLRYPAATVRVVYICSVCVLTNAVVSFFCAVFQGFERMELLALNRTIQTAVLVAGAFLLSRGAAGIDRYALLFVIAGVVSVVVAGISAVPLLGRLELSFSFGHWWDVLRASVPIGLATVFTMFYYWIGTTVLSKMASDTAVGSYSAAFRVANGLAFMGFAFSGAVYPLFSRFFASSSERLVRAFELSVKYMAMLALPVAAFATVFGTQVVLLVYGRAYSGAAPVLHLLVWWGAFASLNSLLSYYLISVGRSGLVTAQTGVSLVVNLGLNLVLIPIFGAVGAALALAVSEAAGLVYLAASHSQVPQHARAQSVFSDVLRVVAALVAALLVATGVARWNWVAGLGAGLLAYVAFLVATRALSSQDMKMLRPLLGGGEPA
- a CDS encoding DNA polymerase I codes for the protein MKRLLLVDGHSVIYRSYFAFIRAPLRNSKGFNTSAIYGFAQTLKKLLNGLKPDYCAVVYDAPGRTFRDEKFSEYKMQRPPAPEDLPPQIPVVKRMVRAWGIVSFEVSGVEADDVLATLARRFDGQGVSVTIATSDKDMLQAVRGGVTVYDPWKEKRFEPEDVKEKLGVAPELVPDLLALMGDDIDNIPGVPGVGPKRAKEILGRWGSLEAALTGDERVRGHVTIARLSRELAQVRTDVDVVAELEGLKPGDPDTAALQAIFTEMEFRGLAAEVAPAVEVSAERNDRLEPDSLRKTGRFGLCFEPGQGLWVSSGSGMVALAQDLAKQKALLLDASLLKVGFDLKEQVKAAHHAGLDVAGPFFDVGVAAWLSDPNRRTFTPEEVTVQVLGSSVPPLSNEARAAHALTLLGTLEPQLLAMGLGSVTTELEMPLVPVLAAMEERGIKVDLGGLSRLETQLMQDLKAIERKVYQLAGHEFNIGSPKQLGKVLFDELKLARGKRTKTGYSTSVDALNELAPKNEVVREVLRYRELTKLCNTYLEPLRLAAREKTHRVHATFNQTGTATGRLSSSDPNLQNIPIRTGLGMQIRSAFVAESGNLLVSADYSQIEMRVLAHLSGDEELAEAFRRCEDIHARTAAAILRKDIADVKPEDRRLAKVVNYGLVYGMGDYGLSSRADIPIEQARAFLEEYMARFRGVARWRDETIEQARQRGYVRTISGRIRPTPGIADPNRAVAEATKRYAINAPVQGSAADIIKSAMLRLEQRMSGGELGTGMILQVHDELVFEIPEAKLDEAREMIRNEMESAWSLTVPLVVDIGAGRSWREAH